A stretch of the Meles meles chromosome 19, mMelMel3.1 paternal haplotype, whole genome shotgun sequence genome encodes the following:
- the BICRA gene encoding BRD4-interacting chromatin-remodeling complex-associated protein isoform X1: MDDEDGRCLLDVICDPQALNDFLHGSEKLDGDDLLDNPGEAQSAFYEGPGLHVQEASGNHLSPEPTQPAPSVDLDFLEDAILGSPATGGGGGGGGGADQPCDILQQSLQEANITEQTLEAEAELDLGPFQLPTLQPADGGAGPAGAGGAAAVAAGPQALFPGGPDLLGLQAPPTVLTHQALVPPQDVVNKALSVQPFLQPVGLGNVTLQPIPGLQGLPNGSPGGATAATLGLAPIQVVGQPVMALNPPTSQLLAKQVPVSGYLASAAGPSEPVTLASAGVSPQGAGLVIQKNLPTAVATTLNGNSVFGGAGAATAAAGGAPSGQPLAVAPGLGTSPLVPAPNVILHRTPTPIQPKPAGVLPPKLYQLTPKPFAPAGTTLTIQGEAGGLPQQPKAPQNLTFMAAGKAGQNVVLSGFPAPALQANVFKQPPATTTGAAPPQPPGALSKPMSVHLLNQGSSIVIPAQHMLPGQNQFLLPGAPAVQLPQTLSALPTNVGGQILAAAAPHAGGQLIANPILTNQNLAGPLSLGPVLAPHSGAHSAAHILSAAPIQVGQPALFQMPVSLAAGSLPTQSQPAPTGPAATTVLQGVTLPPSAVAMLNTPDGLVQPTTPAATGEATPVLAVQTAPQAPPAVSTPLPLGLQQPPAQQQQQQQQQPPPPPPQAPTPQAAAPPQATTPQPSPGLASSPEKIVLGQPPSAATTAILTQDSLQMFLPQERSQQPLSADGPHLSVPASVIVSAPPPAQDPAPSTPIAKGAGLGPQAPDSQASPAPAPQIPAAAPLKGPGPSSSPSLPHQAPLGDSPHLPSPHPARPPSRPPSRPHSRPPSQPQSLSRPPSEPTLHPCPPPQAPPTLPGIFVIQNQLGVPPPASAPAPAAPGPPQPPLRPPSQPPEGPLPPAPHLPPASTSSIAASTDAATRLPAPTPPDFQLQFPPGQGPHKSPTPPPTLHLVPEPAVPPPPPPRTFQMVTAPFPALPQPKALLERFHQVPSGIILQNKAGGAPAVPQTSASLGPLASPTASVLVGGQAPSGTPTAPSHAPAPAPMATAGLPPLLPAEGKAFASSLPTLSVAKAAAAGPGKSSGLQYESKMGSLKKTPALQPSKEACFLEHLHKHQGSVLHPDYKTAFPSFEDALHRLLPYHVYQGALPSPSDYHKVDEEFETVSTQLLKRTQAMLNKYRLLLLEESRRVSPSAEMVMIDRMFIQEEKTTLALDKQLAKEKPDEYVSSSRSLGLPIAASSEGHRLPGHGPAPSSVSGVPTHPPLHLPTKLVIRHGGAGGSPSVTWARASSSLSSSSSSATSSLDADEDGPMPSRNRPPIKTYEARSRIGLKLKIKQEAGLSKVVHNTALDPVHQPPPPAALKAAEPPPRPPAPPPATGQMNGTVDHPPPATTDRKPAAAQAPHCPRLPLRKTYRENVEALSGGAGEGAGSGRARGSSPAQLPTKVDEATSGLIRELAAVEDELYQRMLKGAPPEPAASAGQGSGSRDPGWEAPPAKRRKSESPDVDQASFSSDSPQDDTLTEHLQSAIDSILNLQQAPGRTPAPPYPHAAPTAVSPASPTPLHRPEAYPPSSHNGGLGARTLNR; encoded by the exons ATGGATGATGAGGATGGGAGATGCTTACTAGACGTGATTTG TGACCCTCAGGCCCTCAATGACTTCCTACATGGATCCGAGAAG CTCGATGGTGATGACCTCCTGGATAACCCCGGGGAAGCCCAAAGTGCCTTCTATGAAGGTCCTGGG CTCCACGTGCAAGAAGCTTCTGGCAACCACTTGAGCCCAGAGCCCACGCAGCCGGCCCCCAGCGTGGACCTAGATTTCCTGGAGGATGCGATCCTGGGGTCACCGGCCAcagggggcggcggcgggggcggtgGCGGCGCCGACCAGCCCTGTGACATCCTCCAGCAGAGCCTCCAAGAGGCCAACATCACTGAGCAGACACTTGAGGCTGAGGCCGAGCTGGACCTGGGTCCCTTCCAGCTGCCCACCCTCCAGCCTGCAGATGGTGGAGCCGGCCCAGCCGGTGCCGGAGGGGCCGCTGCCGTGGCCGCTGGGCCCCAGGCTCTGTTCCCTGGCGGCCCCGACCTGCTGGGGCTGCAGGCCCCGCCCACCGTGCTGACCCACCAGGCCCTGGTGCCGCCCCAGGACGTGGTCAACAAGGCCTTGAGCGTCCAGCCCTTCCTACAGCCCGTGGGCCTGGGCAATGTGACCCTGCAGCCCATCCCAGGCCTCCAGGGCCTGCCCAACGGCAGCCCCGGGGGCGCCACGGCAGCCACGCTTGGCCTGGCCCCCATCCAGGTGGTGGGCCAGCCCGTCATGGCACTCAACCCGCCCACCTCCCAGCTCCTCGCCAAGCAGGTGCCTGTCAGCGGCTATCTGGCCTCGGCAGCCGGCCCCTCAGAACCTGTGACCTTGGCATCTGCCGGCGTCTCGCCCCAGGGGGCTGGCCTGGTCATCCAGAAGAACCTCCCCACGGCCGTGGCCACCACGCTCAACGGGAACTCGGTgtttggaggggcaggggcggCCACGGCGGCAGCCGGCGGGGCGCCCTCGGGGCAACCGCTGGCGGTGGCCCCTGGCCTTGGCACATCACCACTGGTCCCAGCGCCCAACGTGATCCTGCATCGCACGCCCACACCCATCCAGCCCAAGCCTGCCGGCGTGCTGCCCCCCAAGCTCTACCAGCTGACGCCCAAGCCCTTCGCCCCGGCGGGCACCACGCTCACCATCCAAGGCGAGGCGGGGGGCCTCCCGCAGCAGCCCAAGGCCCCCCAGAACCTGACTTTCATGGCAGCAGGCAAGGCCGGCCAGAATGTGGTGCTGTCGGGCTTCCCCGCACCCGCGCTGCAGGCGAACGTCTTCAAGCAGCCTCCTGCCACTACGACTGGGGCCGCTCCGCCccagccccccggggccctgagcAAGCCCATGAGCGTCCACCTCTTGAATCAAGGCAGCAGCATCGTCATCCCCGCGCAGCACATGCTGCCGGGCCAGAACCAGTTCCTGCTGCCGGGCGCGCCTGCCGTCCAGCTCCCCCAGACGCTCTCGGCCCTGCCCACCAACGTTGGCGGGCAGATCCTGGCCGCCGCGGCCCCCCACGCGGGCGGGCAGCTCATCGCAAACCCCATTCTCACCAACCAGAACCTGGCGGGGCCGTTGAGCCTGGGCCCCGTGCTGGCCCCCCACTCCGGGGCCCACAGTGCCGCCCACATCCTCTCGGCTGCCCCCATCCAGGTGGGCCAGCCAGCGCTCTTCCAGATGCCTGTGTCGCTGGCCGCGGGCAGTCTGCCCACGCAGAGCCAGCCGGCCCCCACCGGCCCTGCTGCCACAACTGTCCTCCAGGGGGTCACTCTGCCCCCCAGCGCCGTGGCCATGCTCAACACCCCCGACGGGCTGGTACAGCCGACCACCCCTGCCGCCACGGGGGAGGCCACGCCTGTTCTTGCAGTGCAGAcggccccccaggcacccccggcGGTCAGCACCCCGCTGCCTTTGGGCCTCCAGCAGCCACCGgcgcagcagcagcaacagcagcagcagcagccaccgccgccgcccccgcAGGCCCCTACCCCTCAGGCCGCAGCCCCGCCTCAGGCCACCaccccacagcccagcccaggcctggcGTCCAGCCCAGAGAAGATCGTCCTGGGACAGCCGCCCTCTGCCGCCACCACGGCCATCCTCACTCAGGACTCCCTGCAGATGTTCCTGCCCCAG GAGAGGAGCCAGCAGCCCCTCTCCGCAGACGGCCCCCACCTCTCCGTGCCCGCCTCGGTCATAGTCAGCGCCCCGCCTCCCGCCCAAGACCCAGCCCCGAGCACCCCCATCGCCAAAGGAGCTGGCCTCGGCCCTCAGGCCCCCGACAGCCAGGCTTCCCCAGCGCCGGCCCCCCAG atCCCGGCAGCGGCTCCGCTGAAGGGCCCAGGCCCCTCCTCGTCCCCGTCACTACCTCACCAGGCCCCTCTGGGAGACAgcccccacctgccctccccacATCCCGCCAGGCCTccctcccgacccccctcccgaCCCCACTcccgccctccctcccagccccagagctTGTCCCGCCCACCCTCAGAGCCCACCCTACACCcttgccccccgccccaggcaccccccactctgcctggcaTCTTTGTTATTCAGAACCAGCTGGGAGTCCCCCCGCCTGCCAGCGCCCCGGCCCCTGCTGCCCCgggcccaccccagccccccctGCGCCCCCCATCCCAACCCCCCGAGGGGCCGCTGCCCCCggctccccacctccctcccgcCTCCACGTCCTCCATCGCGGCCTCCACGGATGCGGCCACCAGGCTGCCAGCCCCTACGCCCCCCGACTTCCAGCTCCAGTTCCCGCCTGGCCAGGGGCCCCACAAGTCCCCCACGCCCCCTCCGACCCTCCACCTGGTCCCTGAGCCCGCCGtgccccccccaccgcctcctCGGACCTTCCAGATGGTGACCGCCCCCTTCCCGGCGCTGCCCCAGCCGAAGGCTCTTCTGGAGAGGTTTCACCAG GTGCCGTCCGGAATCATTCTCCAGAACAAGGCCGGGGGGGCCCCCGCCGTCCCACAGACCTCCGCCAGCCTGGGGCCCCTCGCCAGCCCCACTGCCTCTGTGCTGGTCGGCGGGCAGGCCCCATCCGGgacccccaccgcccccagccaCGCCCCTGCCCCGGCACCCATGGCCACCGCAG gcctccctcccctgcttcctGCCGAGGGCAAAGCTTTTGCCAGCAGCCTCCCGACCCTGAGTGTGGCCAAGGCTGCCGCCGCTGGGCCAGGGAAGTCCTCCGGGCTGCAG tatGAGAGCAAGATGGGCAGTCTGAAGAAAACCCCGGCGCTGCAGCCCAGCAAAGAGGCCTG tTTCCTGGAACATTTGCACAAACATCAGGGCTCCGTCCTACACCCTGACTACAAGACAGCCTTCCCCTCCTTCGAGGACGCCCTGCATCGCCTCCTTCCCTACCATGTCTACCAGGgtgcactcccctcccccagcgaCTACCACAAAG TGGATGAGGAGTTCGAGACCGTGTCCACGCAGCTGCTGAAACGCACCCAGGCCATGCTCAATAAATACCGCCTCCTGCTCCTGGAGGAGTCCCGG AGGGTGAGCCCCTCCGCGGAGATGGTGATGATCGACCGAATGTTCATTCAGGAGGAGAAGACCACCCTTGCCTTGGACAAACAGTTGGCCAAGGAGAAGCCTG ACGAGTATGTGTCTTCCTCGCGCTCTCTTGGCCTCCCCATCGCTGCCTCTTCTGAGGGACACCGGCTCCCTGGCCACGGCCCAGCACCGTCCTCAGTGTCCGGggtccccacccacccccctctgcACCTGCCAACCAAGCTGGTGATTCGGCATGGTGGGGCGGGTGGCTCCCCCTCGGTGACCTGGGCTCGGGcgtcctcctccctgtcctcctcctcctcctccgccacCTCCTCCTTGGACGCTGATGAGGACGGCCCCATGCCCTCCCGCAACCGGCCTCCCATCAAGACCTACGAGGCCCGTAGCCGCATCGGCCTCAAGCTCAAGATCAAGCAGGAAGCCGGGCTTAGCAAGGTGGTTCACAACACCGCGCTGGACCCTGTGCAccagcccccgccccctgctgCCCTCAAGGCAGCGgagcccccgccccggccccccgcgccACCCCCTGCCACGGGCCAGATGAACGGCACAGTGGACCACCCGCCGCCTGCCACCACTGACCGCAAGCCGGCAGCCGCCCAGGCCCCCCACTGCCCCCGGCTGCCCCTCCGGAAGACGTACCGCGAGAACGTGGAGGCCCTGAGCggcggggccggggagggggctgggagcgGCAGGGCCCGCGGCAGCAGCCCCGCGCAGCTGCCCACCAAAGTGGACGAGGCCACCAGCGGGCTCATCCGCGAGCTGGCCGCCGTGGAGGATGAGCTGTACCAGCGCATGCTGAAGGGGGCGCCCCCGGAGCCCGCGGCCAGCGCCGGGCAGGGCAGCGGGAGCCGGGACCCCGGCTGGGAGGCGCCGCCAGCCAAGCGGCGTAAGTCCGAGTCGCCCGACGTGGACCAGGCCAGCTTCTCCAGCGACAGCCCGCAGGACGACACGCTCACGGAACACCTCCAGAGCGCTATCGACAGCATCCTGAACCTCCAGCAGGCCCCGGGGCGGACACCTGCACCCCCGTACCCCCACGCCGCCCCGACGGCCGTCTCGCCTGCCTCTCCGACGCCCCTGCACAGGCCAGAGGCCTACCCGCCCTCCAGTCACAACGGTGGCCTCGGCGCCAGGACGTTGAACAGATAA
- the BICRA gene encoding BRD4-interacting chromatin-remodeling complex-associated protein isoform X2 has translation MDDEDGRCLLDVICDPQALNDFLHGSEKLDGDDLLDNPGEAQSAFYEGPGLHVQEASGNHLSPEPTQPAPSVDLDFLEDAILGSPATGGGGGGGGGADQPCDILQQSLQEANITEQTLEAEAELDLGPFQLPTLQPADGGAGPAGAGGAAAVAAGPQALFPGGPDLLGLQAPPTVLTHQALVPPQDVVNKALSVQPFLQPVGLGNVTLQPIPGLQGLPNGSPGGATAATLGLAPIQVVGQPVMALNPPTSQLLAKQVPVSGYLASAAGPSEPVTLASAGVSPQGAGLVIQKNLPTAVATTLNGNSVFGGAGAATAAAGGAPSGQPLAVAPGLGTSPLVPAPNVILHRTPTPIQPKPAGVLPPKLYQLTPKPFAPAGTTLTIQGEAGGLPQQPKAPQNLTFMAAGKAGQNVVLSGFPAPALQANVFKQPPATTTGAAPPQPPGALSKPMSVHLLNQGSSIVIPAQHMLPGQNQFLLPGAPAVQLPQTLSALPTNVGGQILAAAAPHAGGQLIANPILTNQNLAGPLSLGPVLAPHSGAHSAAHILSAAPIQVGQPALFQMPVSLAAGSLPTQSQPAPTGPAATTVLQGVTLPPSAVAMLNTPDGLVQPTTPAATGEATPVLAVQTAPQAPPAVSTPLPLGLQQPPAQQQQQQQQQPPPPPPQAPTPQAAAPPQATTPQPSPGLASSPEKIVLGQPPSAATTAILTQDSLQMFLPQIPAAAPLKGPGPSSSPSLPHQAPLGDSPHLPSPHPARPPSRPPSRPHSRPPSQPQSLSRPPSEPTLHPCPPPQAPPTLPGIFVIQNQLGVPPPASAPAPAAPGPPQPPLRPPSQPPEGPLPPAPHLPPASTSSIAASTDAATRLPAPTPPDFQLQFPPGQGPHKSPTPPPTLHLVPEPAVPPPPPPRTFQMVTAPFPALPQPKALLERFHQVPSGIILQNKAGGAPAVPQTSASLGPLASPTASVLVGGQAPSGTPTAPSHAPAPAPMATAGLPPLLPAEGKAFASSLPTLSVAKAAAAGPGKSSGLQYESKMGSLKKTPALQPSKEACFLEHLHKHQGSVLHPDYKTAFPSFEDALHRLLPYHVYQGALPSPSDYHKVDEEFETVSTQLLKRTQAMLNKYRLLLLEESRRVSPSAEMVMIDRMFIQEEKTTLALDKQLAKEKPDEYVSSSRSLGLPIAASSEGHRLPGHGPAPSSVSGVPTHPPLHLPTKLVIRHGGAGGSPSVTWARASSSLSSSSSSATSSLDADEDGPMPSRNRPPIKTYEARSRIGLKLKIKQEAGLSKVVHNTALDPVHQPPPPAALKAAEPPPRPPAPPPATGQMNGTVDHPPPATTDRKPAAAQAPHCPRLPLRKTYRENVEALSGGAGEGAGSGRARGSSPAQLPTKVDEATSGLIRELAAVEDELYQRMLKGAPPEPAASAGQGSGSRDPGWEAPPAKRRKSESPDVDQASFSSDSPQDDTLTEHLQSAIDSILNLQQAPGRTPAPPYPHAAPTAVSPASPTPLHRPEAYPPSSHNGGLGARTLNR, from the exons ATGGATGATGAGGATGGGAGATGCTTACTAGACGTGATTTG TGACCCTCAGGCCCTCAATGACTTCCTACATGGATCCGAGAAG CTCGATGGTGATGACCTCCTGGATAACCCCGGGGAAGCCCAAAGTGCCTTCTATGAAGGTCCTGGG CTCCACGTGCAAGAAGCTTCTGGCAACCACTTGAGCCCAGAGCCCACGCAGCCGGCCCCCAGCGTGGACCTAGATTTCCTGGAGGATGCGATCCTGGGGTCACCGGCCAcagggggcggcggcgggggcggtgGCGGCGCCGACCAGCCCTGTGACATCCTCCAGCAGAGCCTCCAAGAGGCCAACATCACTGAGCAGACACTTGAGGCTGAGGCCGAGCTGGACCTGGGTCCCTTCCAGCTGCCCACCCTCCAGCCTGCAGATGGTGGAGCCGGCCCAGCCGGTGCCGGAGGGGCCGCTGCCGTGGCCGCTGGGCCCCAGGCTCTGTTCCCTGGCGGCCCCGACCTGCTGGGGCTGCAGGCCCCGCCCACCGTGCTGACCCACCAGGCCCTGGTGCCGCCCCAGGACGTGGTCAACAAGGCCTTGAGCGTCCAGCCCTTCCTACAGCCCGTGGGCCTGGGCAATGTGACCCTGCAGCCCATCCCAGGCCTCCAGGGCCTGCCCAACGGCAGCCCCGGGGGCGCCACGGCAGCCACGCTTGGCCTGGCCCCCATCCAGGTGGTGGGCCAGCCCGTCATGGCACTCAACCCGCCCACCTCCCAGCTCCTCGCCAAGCAGGTGCCTGTCAGCGGCTATCTGGCCTCGGCAGCCGGCCCCTCAGAACCTGTGACCTTGGCATCTGCCGGCGTCTCGCCCCAGGGGGCTGGCCTGGTCATCCAGAAGAACCTCCCCACGGCCGTGGCCACCACGCTCAACGGGAACTCGGTgtttggaggggcaggggcggCCACGGCGGCAGCCGGCGGGGCGCCCTCGGGGCAACCGCTGGCGGTGGCCCCTGGCCTTGGCACATCACCACTGGTCCCAGCGCCCAACGTGATCCTGCATCGCACGCCCACACCCATCCAGCCCAAGCCTGCCGGCGTGCTGCCCCCCAAGCTCTACCAGCTGACGCCCAAGCCCTTCGCCCCGGCGGGCACCACGCTCACCATCCAAGGCGAGGCGGGGGGCCTCCCGCAGCAGCCCAAGGCCCCCCAGAACCTGACTTTCATGGCAGCAGGCAAGGCCGGCCAGAATGTGGTGCTGTCGGGCTTCCCCGCACCCGCGCTGCAGGCGAACGTCTTCAAGCAGCCTCCTGCCACTACGACTGGGGCCGCTCCGCCccagccccccggggccctgagcAAGCCCATGAGCGTCCACCTCTTGAATCAAGGCAGCAGCATCGTCATCCCCGCGCAGCACATGCTGCCGGGCCAGAACCAGTTCCTGCTGCCGGGCGCGCCTGCCGTCCAGCTCCCCCAGACGCTCTCGGCCCTGCCCACCAACGTTGGCGGGCAGATCCTGGCCGCCGCGGCCCCCCACGCGGGCGGGCAGCTCATCGCAAACCCCATTCTCACCAACCAGAACCTGGCGGGGCCGTTGAGCCTGGGCCCCGTGCTGGCCCCCCACTCCGGGGCCCACAGTGCCGCCCACATCCTCTCGGCTGCCCCCATCCAGGTGGGCCAGCCAGCGCTCTTCCAGATGCCTGTGTCGCTGGCCGCGGGCAGTCTGCCCACGCAGAGCCAGCCGGCCCCCACCGGCCCTGCTGCCACAACTGTCCTCCAGGGGGTCACTCTGCCCCCCAGCGCCGTGGCCATGCTCAACACCCCCGACGGGCTGGTACAGCCGACCACCCCTGCCGCCACGGGGGAGGCCACGCCTGTTCTTGCAGTGCAGAcggccccccaggcacccccggcGGTCAGCACCCCGCTGCCTTTGGGCCTCCAGCAGCCACCGgcgcagcagcagcaacagcagcagcagcagccaccgccgccgcccccgcAGGCCCCTACCCCTCAGGCCGCAGCCCCGCCTCAGGCCACCaccccacagcccagcccaggcctggcGTCCAGCCCAGAGAAGATCGTCCTGGGACAGCCGCCCTCTGCCGCCACCACGGCCATCCTCACTCAGGACTCCCTGCAGATGTTCCTGCCCCAG atCCCGGCAGCGGCTCCGCTGAAGGGCCCAGGCCCCTCCTCGTCCCCGTCACTACCTCACCAGGCCCCTCTGGGAGACAgcccccacctgccctccccacATCCCGCCAGGCCTccctcccgacccccctcccgaCCCCACTcccgccctccctcccagccccagagctTGTCCCGCCCACCCTCAGAGCCCACCCTACACCcttgccccccgccccaggcaccccccactctgcctggcaTCTTTGTTATTCAGAACCAGCTGGGAGTCCCCCCGCCTGCCAGCGCCCCGGCCCCTGCTGCCCCgggcccaccccagccccccctGCGCCCCCCATCCCAACCCCCCGAGGGGCCGCTGCCCCCggctccccacctccctcccgcCTCCACGTCCTCCATCGCGGCCTCCACGGATGCGGCCACCAGGCTGCCAGCCCCTACGCCCCCCGACTTCCAGCTCCAGTTCCCGCCTGGCCAGGGGCCCCACAAGTCCCCCACGCCCCCTCCGACCCTCCACCTGGTCCCTGAGCCCGCCGtgccccccccaccgcctcctCGGACCTTCCAGATGGTGACCGCCCCCTTCCCGGCGCTGCCCCAGCCGAAGGCTCTTCTGGAGAGGTTTCACCAG GTGCCGTCCGGAATCATTCTCCAGAACAAGGCCGGGGGGGCCCCCGCCGTCCCACAGACCTCCGCCAGCCTGGGGCCCCTCGCCAGCCCCACTGCCTCTGTGCTGGTCGGCGGGCAGGCCCCATCCGGgacccccaccgcccccagccaCGCCCCTGCCCCGGCACCCATGGCCACCGCAG gcctccctcccctgcttcctGCCGAGGGCAAAGCTTTTGCCAGCAGCCTCCCGACCCTGAGTGTGGCCAAGGCTGCCGCCGCTGGGCCAGGGAAGTCCTCCGGGCTGCAG tatGAGAGCAAGATGGGCAGTCTGAAGAAAACCCCGGCGCTGCAGCCCAGCAAAGAGGCCTG tTTCCTGGAACATTTGCACAAACATCAGGGCTCCGTCCTACACCCTGACTACAAGACAGCCTTCCCCTCCTTCGAGGACGCCCTGCATCGCCTCCTTCCCTACCATGTCTACCAGGgtgcactcccctcccccagcgaCTACCACAAAG TGGATGAGGAGTTCGAGACCGTGTCCACGCAGCTGCTGAAACGCACCCAGGCCATGCTCAATAAATACCGCCTCCTGCTCCTGGAGGAGTCCCGG AGGGTGAGCCCCTCCGCGGAGATGGTGATGATCGACCGAATGTTCATTCAGGAGGAGAAGACCACCCTTGCCTTGGACAAACAGTTGGCCAAGGAGAAGCCTG ACGAGTATGTGTCTTCCTCGCGCTCTCTTGGCCTCCCCATCGCTGCCTCTTCTGAGGGACACCGGCTCCCTGGCCACGGCCCAGCACCGTCCTCAGTGTCCGGggtccccacccacccccctctgcACCTGCCAACCAAGCTGGTGATTCGGCATGGTGGGGCGGGTGGCTCCCCCTCGGTGACCTGGGCTCGGGcgtcctcctccctgtcctcctcctcctcctccgccacCTCCTCCTTGGACGCTGATGAGGACGGCCCCATGCCCTCCCGCAACCGGCCTCCCATCAAGACCTACGAGGCCCGTAGCCGCATCGGCCTCAAGCTCAAGATCAAGCAGGAAGCCGGGCTTAGCAAGGTGGTTCACAACACCGCGCTGGACCCTGTGCAccagcccccgccccctgctgCCCTCAAGGCAGCGgagcccccgccccggccccccgcgccACCCCCTGCCACGGGCCAGATGAACGGCACAGTGGACCACCCGCCGCCTGCCACCACTGACCGCAAGCCGGCAGCCGCCCAGGCCCCCCACTGCCCCCGGCTGCCCCTCCGGAAGACGTACCGCGAGAACGTGGAGGCCCTGAGCggcggggccggggagggggctgggagcgGCAGGGCCCGCGGCAGCAGCCCCGCGCAGCTGCCCACCAAAGTGGACGAGGCCACCAGCGGGCTCATCCGCGAGCTGGCCGCCGTGGAGGATGAGCTGTACCAGCGCATGCTGAAGGGGGCGCCCCCGGAGCCCGCGGCCAGCGCCGGGCAGGGCAGCGGGAGCCGGGACCCCGGCTGGGAGGCGCCGCCAGCCAAGCGGCGTAAGTCCGAGTCGCCCGACGTGGACCAGGCCAGCTTCTCCAGCGACAGCCCGCAGGACGACACGCTCACGGAACACCTCCAGAGCGCTATCGACAGCATCCTGAACCTCCAGCAGGCCCCGGGGCGGACACCTGCACCCCCGTACCCCCACGCCGCCCCGACGGCCGTCTCGCCTGCCTCTCCGACGCCCCTGCACAGGCCAGAGGCCTACCCGCCCTCCAGTCACAACGGTGGCCTCGGCGCCAGGACGTTGAACAGATAA